A segment of the Cricetulus griseus strain 17A/GY chromosome 6, alternate assembly CriGri-PICRH-1.0, whole genome shotgun sequence genome:
TGTGTACTTTGAAGTCAAAGTGTTGTAGCATATTAATATTTACAGCCTAATTATGCCTTTAGAAGTTTTAGACTCCACATTTATATCCTCTAATTACTAAAACTGCAAATGATCAACACCAAGGAGAGTTATTTTCACTTATTAATAATTTTCTGCTTTACTAAATCTGGCCCAGGGAGAACAAAGACTTGACCCCATCCAAAAAGATCAAACCGAACGGCACCACAAATAACAACAGCctcctacattttattttttgataattaaACTATTTTGTTGAAATGTGACCATCCATGCTCCCAGCATATTCACAAATTTATCCAGATAGCCAAAATACCAAGAAGTGGAAAGCTTCCATTCTAATTAATGGTGTGTAATGTTTTCGTGGTCATCTCAAcaattttgtgagtgtgtgtgtgtgagcctgtgtgcttgttgacccccaccccacccagcacctcaaaagaaaaaagggagttTGGGGATCccactccctccttctctctcttcctctttctttctttctttctttctttctttctctctttctttctttctttctttccttctttctttcttgccaagGAGGAAAACCCGCagtgaaaaaaagagaagaaaaaccaaacaaccaaatgTCACTTGACAAACAACTAATTAATGTCTTGTCATCAGCTTCCACCCAGGAAAGTCTTCCCAGAGCGCTTATCCCCCCCACCTTGAAAAggacaaaaaattttaaaacgcCATTTCGAAACCAAGAAGCCATTTACAGACAAATGTCATTTTCCAGTTTATCTTATTTGTGAGTCTTTTAAAAATacgtttttattttatttttcacttttgtgTTTTCACTCTGAAGGAGGCCCACTAACaggaaaatgtgtgtgttaaTTGCTTGTTACATGGGTGGGGGCACagctggggcggggggggggcagctGCTACCATTTAGTGAATCTTCTTTGCTTTTCAAAAACCCTGCAAGTCTAGAAGGGGGAAAAAGGTCACACTGTAAAATGACGTGTCATTTGGCTTCACTGGGCACTCTgcgtactattttttttttttttgtatttttattttttggtgttttttttttatttgattcttcttctcttccttccacgGCCTGGCCTGGCCCAGGACACGTCTGCTCCGCACACAGTCAGTCCTGCCCGAATCGCCCCGAGTCGCGCCCAGAGTCCGCCACGCTCCCTCCTCCCTCGCCCCCCCCACTTCGGCGCCACGACTCGCCCgcgccccctccccccctctgcACCACCTTTACCGCCCTGTCCTTTCCTAGGGGCTGATGTCACTCGCCCCCCCACTCCAGGCAGCCACTTCCCTCGCCAAAGCCTCCCTGGCCGAGGCCCCCGAGTCCCCCTGTTGCCCTTGCCTCTCTCTCTGGACCCCCTCCCGACAAAGAGCGCTCCCCAGCAAGGCGGGTCCCCCTTCTTGGGCCCGCCAGCCCGTTTCCTGTCCCTGGCCCTACTCTGTCGCAGTCAGAGGGGCCCCGTgggcctcccctccccctccaacaCGCACCCCGGCCCCTGGCACCGTGTAGGCCTCGCGCCTACCAGGagccaggggtgggggggtgaggacAGCTAAGGGGACGAGACTGAGCGAGGGGGACCCACGCCCTGTTTGCAGCCCCCGCCCGGCCGAATTTCGCCCAGGGGTCCCCCTGACGGCCTCGCCCCCCGCACACACACCGCCCAGCGGGCCAAAGGGCCCGGGAAAGAGCGCCAGAGCGCTAGGGCGAGGGGCGGGCTCGGCGCGCGCGGCCTTGCGGGTGCCCTGCGGGGCTCCCAGGCCGGGCCGGCGCCCCCCGCCCCGCCCTTACCCAGCAGCAGCAGGCGGTGCGTGGCCCGGTAGACCTGCTTGTCCTTCTGCAGCTGCTTCTCGATCTTTTTGTTGGCCTCGCGCTGCGCCTTCTCCTCGTTGCGCTGGTCCTCGGTCTTACTGTTGCCGAGGCAGCCCATGGCGGCGACGGGGCGCGGCCGGGCTACGGGGCGGCGGGGACGGGGCGGGCGGCCTCAGGCGGGCCGGGAAAGCGGGGAACACGGGGAGGGTGGCGGCTCGGACTAAGGCAAGCGCGCGGCTCTCCGCTCCTCGCTCCGGGGCCGAAGCGGAGCAGAGCAGGAGCCGCGGGAGctgctgccgccgccgccgccgccgccgctcTTATTGCCTCGGCCCGGGCCCGACGCCCCGACCCAAAAGCGCCACGGCGGGCGGGGGGAGCGGGGGGGAGGCGGAGGCGACCGCGGCGAAGGGggtggaaagaggaggaggaggaggagggccgCGGCTCGGAGGGCGGGGCGGGCGCAGGGAGGCGGTGCCCGGAGGCCGGGCCGGGTCCCTGCACCCACCTTCAGCCCGGGCCGGGATGCACAGTGGGGTCGCCTCCTCACCCCACCCGCGGCTTGGGGCCGGGGCCTGGCCGCGCGGCGGGGGGAGAGGGGGCGGCCCCGCGGTGGTGACGACCCCTCACACGATGCCAGCGCTCCACCCCCGGGCCGGGCGGCCCGGATCCCCCTCCTCCTGCTGCAGGGCGGGCGGGCGCCGCCAAGGGGCCGGGGTGGGCGGAAAGGGAGGGAGCGCGGGCCTGGACTTAGGAAAATTtcgaaaaggagagagagagacactgagagagCCAGAGAGCAGGGAGTGTGGAAAAAAGCAAGGAGAGCACGAAGCCAAGGACAAAGCAACCGAAAAGGAAAATGTGTCCACACACAAGCACTAATAAAGACCCACACTACACggcaatggtggtggtggtggaagtggtggtggtggtggtggtggtggtggtggtggtggtggtggtcgaTGTCGATGTCGATGTGGATgacgatggtgatgatgggggtggggggtctgaCTAGATGAGCCGCTCGTCGCGCCCCCGGCGCCCGGTGCCCCTGGCCCGGGATCGCCCACGGCCTCTGCCTCCGCGCTTGGTGCGGCCActcaggaaggagaagaaggCGCAGCCCAGGAACACTCGGAAGCAGCAGGTCGCCCCGAACACGAAGCCACAGCCACGGCCCTGATCTGTGCGGCGCTGCAGCAGGAAGTTGAGCACCCACGAGGGGCTTCGCACGGAGAACACCAGGAACACCACGAGGGGCATGTGCACGCTGACTACTCCAGCCTTCTCAGGCCCGGGCCGCCACACGACGCCTCCAACTCGAGGAGGCGCATAGTAGGCATCTTCTTCGCCCGAGTCAGTGTCCCACTCGGCCCAGGCCCTACTCACGCCCCCGCCGACGGCGCCCCCTCCGCGCCGCGGCGCCCGCCGCGGCGCCCCCGTCTGCGCCtgcggtggcggcggcggcggcgacCTTTGGGCCTCGGAACTGCACCTGGGGTTCTGGcacattcttcttcttcttcttcaacaTCTTCTCgatcttcttcctctccttctctctcttcttctcctcttttttcttctgctcTAGCAACTTCTTCTCTAGCTTCTTTCGCTCTTTGTCGGTTAGCAACTTTTCGGGCGGCACATCGCGCACGGCGTTCACGCGGATCTTGACGGACTTGGGGGGCTTCTCGGGGACCTTGTTCTTCTGCGAAGCGAGCGGCTCTGCCAGCGCCGCAGCCGCCACGGCAGCTTCGGCAGCCACTTCGGCGGCAGCCGCggctgtcttcctctctctctgggcCGCTCGGGCTCTCAGCTTCATGGCCATCTTCAGCATGGTGACCGGACCACCTCGGGGAGCTGGGCTCGCGCCTGGCCCGGGCGGTCTGCTTTGCCCCGGCCTCGGGCTTCGCGGCTCCTGTGCGCCCCGTGTCGTGGGGCTCCGTTGCAGTCTCCGCTGTGCTGTCCTGGGGCCACCGAGTCCGGCTTCCCCGGGCTTCGACCGTAGGGGGCTGCTGAGCTGGCTGCCTAAGAGTTAGCGTCAAATAGGATGAGCAAACGAAAAAGGGGGCGAGAACACACCAAAAAGCACCCAACaacagggagaaaacaaaaagcacCAAGAAATGCCCAACAacacacaaagggaaaaaaaaataaagaaaataaaaacaacacgagaaaaagaaaagtggaaagGTGCAAATGACAACAGTTTGCTGTTACCCTTAGGCGCTCCTTGGGTTAGCTCTTGGGGACGCCaatggagaggagaaaagagagaagagagagaattgGAGGATGCCCGGGAGGCGCGAGGCAGGACAGCGGCGCCAGACGCCCCTGCCCTGTCCCGGCTCTTGCCCGGTGGCTCTTGCCCGTGCCAGGCACCTCGCACTTGGGCGGGAAGCCCCCGCGCTCCCCGACTTACATGTGAGTGAGATGCACTCACACGCAAGGCagtgcctgcctctctgcccgCCGCCGCCCCGAGCTGGGACAAGGGTTCGCTCCAGCCGGTGCTGCAGCTCCAAGCCCGAGAGCAGGGAGCCGGCGAGCGCCGCTGGGCCAGCCACTTGACACAGCCCGCTCCGCGGTGCCGACGCGACTGACTGTCCCCGCTGTGGAGCGGGTTTTTCTAACCAGCCTGATGACGCCCCAGCCACTTCAGAGGACGAACCCATAAGCAATCGCCCCTATAAACCGAAGGGGAAGCGCGAAAAATCGGCCCACCGGGGACGCGTCCAAATGGACTGCGCCGCAGGCGGGGGTCAAGGGCGGGTGCGACGGTACCTTTGGTGTGGGTAGGGGGCGTGGAGAGCAATCTGGTGGAGGGCACGGGTGCCCCCAAGACGGTGGGCACCCGACCCCGCCTCCCAGATATGCCTCCCGATTTTCAGTACAGTGGTGTAGCCCTGGGCAGCGTGAAAAGTATGCGACGAGGACGACGACGCTTACCCATGCTATGCGCCTCCTTACCTCAGCTTCCCAGATAGCGCACGCGGCGACGGCGGCCCACCCCTCCCACCCTGTGGCGCGTGCCCGTGGAGGTAGATGGCGACGAGCTAATTAGTCGCGATGCCCCACACGGGGTTCGGATCTCCTCACAAGCATTTACACAGCTAGCATGAATAGAAGACGCAGTCGGCACTAATCAGGCGAGGCCACAGCCGAGGAGAAGAGCCATGGCGGTGTTGGATGGAGATGGAGCACGCGGAGTCCTCCTAGGTGGGAGAGGCGGTAGCCATGTGGGGCTCtagaataaagggaaaaaaaaaatactttactGAACATGAACTTTTTGGAGAATCGTTTCAAAACTCACAAGTGTCCCGccccactccctggcccccaggCTTTGACATGGTAGGCAGCACCGGCTAAGTGAAAGGGCAGTTTTGAGCCACCTTCCTCGGGTGCGGGGGGTCTGCCACTGGGGTCTACTTGGATGcaatgaattcattcattcaataactGGCCCACAACCACCTTGTGCCCAGGTGAGTGGACAGAGCCAACGGTCAGGCTAAGACATGGCACCTTCCCCGATGGGACAAGGTGCCAATAAACCCAGAACTGCCGGGTGATCACAAAACTCTCTTCCAAcgttctttcctttcacttttgAACACAGCTCGCAAAACTTGGGACGCTggggagaaggaaacagaaactctACTAAGAATGCAACACACCCCAGGGTCCTCAAAGGGCAAGGGGTGTTTAATACTTCAGTGGCCTCGAATAAATTATTGTGGGCAGCCCTATCTTTGAAAATGGGGGAACACTGTGGACCACTCAACAGAATTTTCAGGTCCTTCTTCCTGAAGGTTTGCCCAACTCAAACTCAGAAAGGGTGTGACGGAAAGCTGCAACACGCTGTTTTTCTTGGTCCCTGCTGGTACAACTCTACTTCCATTCTGTGCTccgtttttattattttttttcccttaacgGATTTGAAAGAACAACAGAAAGCGACTCAAAGCAACCAAGGATCTCTTGGAATTACGAACAGGAAGCTAAACCTAACAAATAGGCCCTCACTTGCTGCCTTGCTGCCCAGTCTCCGACTTTATCTCCTCAAAAGTTATTTCTTATCCACAGCTGATTAAGGCCTCTCATCCACACAAACGtacacttcaaaaaataaaaaataaaaagtacaagaaactcaAAGGAACTACTGTGCCAGGTATGAAAAAGATTTAACTGCTGCCCTTGTGCTCCAGGGAAACTCTGAGTTCACAAGCAGTCCTGTAAGTGGCAGCATGAAGACAGGGACTACCTTTTACCTCTTCAACAAAAACTTCTTGATTGAATTTGATTCATCTGTCATTTGTGAAACTAAAGACTTAGAAGAGAGAGGACCTGGCCAGAAATTTCTGTTCCGCTCCAGTTGTGCAAAAGgctcttccttcctgcttccagTGTGCAGAGGCACAGACACATTGTATTTAAAAGGTAAGAGGTAAAGAGTAGCCAACACAACCCCATGCTTATACAGTAACTGCCATCATACTGTGAGGATAATGAAGTTGCCGGGCCTTCTCCTATTAGATAAATATCACACCCAATCTTTAAAAAGAGTGAACTGTCTGATGGCACACAGTGACACATGTTGTAGGCAAGGCACAATTGGGACCATTGTCTAGAAACGTGTAATACAAGGTCAGGGCTTCCTCCGTTCAACTCCTAACTTAGCCATtcttgaataagaaaaaaaaattttaactgTTAACTTTTGCCTATATTTTATTATGACTAGCCAGGGATCCATAAATAAAGCATTTACTGTGTAGATAAATGGCAGCAGGTGGAACCAAGGGTTTACAGGTAAGCACTGGACACCAAGAGCTCTGAAACACAAGCTGGTTTGTGGTCTGTTCggttttctgttttcacttgACACAAAGTGAAAGGAGAGACTTTATTTAATTGGTATGGTGAGCTGACACCATCTTTGGTTTTGGCCTAGCATCGACCTCCCTAAGCCCTCACAGCtatgtgttggttttgttttttaagtctcCCAGAGTGGGACCTCACGATGTAGAACTTGGGACTTAGCAATTGATTTTAATAGATTGCCCTGCAGGTTTTAGGCTCTGACACGTTATCAGATTCAGGGACACATGGACATTATAGAAGCTAAAAGCTCCTGGGTGAGACCGCACCATA
Coding sequences within it:
- the LOC113831188 gene encoding translation initiation factor IF-2-like isoform X2; its protein translation is MDCSPRPLPTPKVPSHPPLTPACGAVHLDASPVGRFFALPLRFIGAIAYGGDSQSRRHRGAGCVKWLAQRRSPAPCSRAWSCSTGWSEPLSQLGAAAGREAGTALRVSASHSHVSRGARGLPAQVRGAWHGQEPPGKSRDRAGASGAAVLPRASRASSNSLSSLFSPLHWRPQELTQGAPKGSQLSSPLRSKPGEAGLGGPRTAQRRLQRSPTTRGAQEPRSPRPGQSRPPGPGASPAPRGGPVTMLKMAMKLRARAAQRERKTAAAAAEVAAEAAVAAAALAEPLASQKNKVPEKPPKSVKIRVNAVRDVPPEKLLTDKERKKLEKKLLEQKKKEEKKREKERKKIEKMLKKKKKNVPEPQVQFRGPKVAAAAATAGADGGAAAGAAARRGRRRRGRE